Proteins from a genomic interval of Gossypium hirsutum isolate 1008001.06 chromosome A09, Gossypium_hirsutum_v2.1, whole genome shotgun sequence:
- the LOC107890297 gene encoding aluminum-activated malate transporter 2, producing the protein METLTSPQQQSSGPITRGCQWFKALPNKFCDKTMEIVRKTKKLGQDDPRRIVHSLKVGLALTLVSLFYYFKPLYDGFGDSAMWAVLTVVVVFEFSVGATLGKGFNRMLATFVAGGLGVGAHCLATLAGRKGEPILIATFVFIIAVIMTFMRFFPKMKARYDYGLLIFILTFCLVSVSGYRDDQVLKMAHERFSTILVGSCASLIVCICVCPVWIGEDLHNWVATNMEKLGNFFQAFGDEYFKVSEEHDQSGENNKSYLQGYRSVLTSKSSEETMANFARWEPGHGPFGYRHPWKMYLKIGNLTRDCAYKVEALNNYLNSKIQTPVEIRGKIQGQCKRVSLECSRALKEMASTFRKMVRTRSAIVHIDSSKEAAEELKTLLRTNLWEEADLLEIIPAASVASLLLEIIECIEKISEAVNELAKAAAFRNGNATVLPEQPDSIHQGEVQHDSSTAMPVPHIAIIVAE; encoded by the exons ATGGAAACGTTGACATCTCCACAGCAGCAGAGTTCTGGACCCATAACTCGTGGGTGCCAATGGTTCAAGGCATTGCCAAACAAATTTTGTGATAAAACAATGGAGATTGTAAGGAAGACAAAGAAACTCGGACAAGATGATCCAAGAAGAATAGTTCATTCCCTAAAAGTAGGGCTAGCTCTAACGCTTGTTTCATTGTTCTACTACTTTAAGCCACTCTATGATGGTTTTGGAGACAGTGCAATGTGGGCTGTTCTAACTGTTGTAGTTGTCTTCGAATTCTCCGTAG GTGCAACACTAGGTAAAGGTTTCAATAGAATGTTGGCGACATTCGTTGCAGGTGGCTTGGGCGTTGGAGCTCACTGCTTAGCAACTCTTGCTGGAAGAAAAGGGGAACCCATCTTGATAGCAACTTTTGTCTTCATTATAG CTGTAATTATGACATTTATGAGATTCTTCCCAAAAATGAAAGCAAGATATGACTATGGACTGTTGATATTCATTTTGACCTTCTGCTTAGTATCTGTATCGGGTTACCGAGATGACCAAGTGCTAAAAATGGCCCATGAAAGGTTCTCAACCATCTTAGTTGGTAGCTGTGCTTCTCTCATTGTTTGTATCTGCGTTTGCCCGGTTTGGATCGGTGAGGATCTCCACAACTGGGTAGCTACTAACATGGAAAAGCTTGGGAATTTTTTTCAAG CCTTTGGAGACGAATATTTCAAAGTATCTGAAGAACATGATCAGTCCGGTGAGAATAATAAGTCATATCTTCAAGGATATAGAAGTGTTCTAACCTCTAAAAGCAGTGAAGAAACAATG GCTAATTTTGCAAGATGGGAACCCGGCCATGGTCCATTCGGGTACCGTCATCCATGGAAAATGTACCTGAAAATTGGAAACCTTACTCGGGACTGTGCTTACAAAGTTGAAGCTCTTAATAACTACCTTAACTCTAAAATCCAG ACTCCTGTAGAAATCCGTGGGAAAATTCAAGGGCAGTGCAAAAGGGTCAGCCTGGAATGTAGCCGAGCTTTGAAGGAAATGGCGTCGACATTTCGTAAAATGGTTCGAACAAGATCTGCTATTGTGCACATTGATAGCTCAAAGGAAGCTGCTGAAGAGCTCAAAACCCTCCTGAGAACAAATCTTTGGGAAGAAGCAGATTTGCTGGAGATTATACCAGCTGCTTCAGTTGCTTCACTTCTGCTGGAAATCATTGAGTGCATTGAGAAAATTTCTGAAGCTGTAAATGAATTGGCGAAGGCCGCAGCCTTTAGAAACGGGAATGCTACAGTCTTGCCCGAACAACCAGATTCCATCCACCAGGGAGAAGTCCAACATGATTCTAGCACTGCCATGCCTGTGCCACATATTGCGATAATAGTGGcggaataa